In bacterium, the genomic stretch ATCTTCGGAAGCTCCCGCTCGTGCCCCAACAGGTCGAGCTTCTCGATCAGATTCAGTCGCTGTTCGTGCGGTGGCGGGCCGAGGTTGCGACGTCCGATATCGCGGCTCGTCGCGCGGCGCCTGAGGGCTTGGACGCAGCGTCTCAGGCCACTTACGCGACGGTGCTCTCGCTTCGCGCGATCGCCCGGCAATACGCGGGCGCGCCGCGGGCGGACCTGCTCACCCAGTGGGGGATTCAGGCGGCCGCGCTCAGGCGGGGGCTCAACGGTATGGTTGCGCTTGAGCCGTCGTCGGCGGGGCTGACCGCGTTGCAACGTGCGTTCACACTGGCCGACGCCGCCGAAAACCTCGGAGATCGGCCGTCCGCCGGCCACATGATGGACATCGCAGCATCCCTCGATATGACGATCGGTGAACGCATGAGGGCGGCTCGGGCCGCGGAGGCCGCCGTGCGATCGCCGGGGTCGTCCGACGCGGGCAAGGTGCTGATCGATCAGATTCGCCAGGCCGCGACGGCGTTTACCGCGGTGTCCAGCGCGCAACTGCAGACGCACCTCGCGGCCAACCACCGCGCCGCGCGTCAGGCGAAGCTCGTGGCAACCGGCGCCCCGCTGGCCCTCGCGTTCCTCCTCATTCTCGCCCTGGTCGTGTGGTCCGGCGTTGCAGCTTCGATTCGGGACGTCGCGGAGGCGTCCACGGCGCTGGCCGGCGGCGATTTCACGCGTCGCGTGCAGGCCCACGGTGGGGACGAACTCGGGATGATGGCGCAGGCGTACAATAGCATGGCCGAACGCATGCGCGCCCAGGTCCACGAAACCCTAGCGCTGATCCGCATGAGCGATCTGCTCCAAGCCAGCGTGTCGATCGAGGAAGCGTACCAGATCATGGGGCGCACGATCCCGGAGTTGTTCCCGCGGATGAGCGGCGCCGTATACCTCACAAGCCCGTCTGGCGACGTCGTCGAGTCCGTCGCCTCGTGGGGGACGATGTCTGCGGCGGCCCCGGTATTCAACCCGAACGACTGCTGGGCGCTACGGCGCGGACAAGTCTTCTACTTCTCCAACGCTCACGACGTCCCGTGCCGGCACCTGCCCGAGCCACCGCCGGGAGCGTCCGTGTGCGTCCCACTCGTCGCGCAAGGGGACGCCATGGGTGTGTTGTTCCTCGTCGAGGACAGCGTGCCGTCCACTCTGTCCGAGGAGGCCGTGCGGCTGGCGCGCGTCATCGGCGATCAGATCGCTCTCGCGATCGCGAACCTCCGTCTCCGGGAGACGCTCAGAGACCAATCGATTCGCGACGCGCTCACGGGGCTGTACAACCGTCGGTATCTCGAGGAGACGCTGGACCGAGAGATCCGGCGGGCCGAGCGGACCGGCCAGCCGCTGAGCGTGGTCATGTTCGATATCGACCTATTGAAACATTTCAACGACACATTTGGCCACGACGCTGGTGATCTGCTGCTTCGCGAGATCGGGAGCATGCTGCGGTCCTGGTCGCGCCAGGAAGACATCGCGTGCCGCTACGGCGGCGACGAGTTCGTGATCACGTTGCCCGGCGCCACGCTGTCGGACGCGCGACGGCGGGCCGAGGAGATCGTCGACGCGTCGCGCCATCTCGACGTGCGCTATCGAGGGAATCCGGTCGGGTCGATGACGCTGTCGCTCGGGGTCGCCACGTATCCGACGCACGGTGCGACGATGGAGAGCTTGATTCGTGCCGCCGACGCGGCGCTGTACCGCGCGAAGCAGCGCGGCCGCGCACGGATCGAGGTGGCCGCGGGGTGATCCGCGCCCCCGACGCCGGACGCGCGAGCCGCGATCGCACCCGCCGCGCCGGGAGCGGACGATGCTGCGCCAGGGCGTCGCGTA encodes the following:
- a CDS encoding diguanylate cyclase; translation: MKRRAPSDVFGASKGRPTGRDRLRVSLRARFTLVYVVCIVIACAVSAFLYRAVDLTATATSAVASVNQVIVAANSLIKAVLDAETNERGFLLTGNDTFIAPYTDGVSAFDRAAADLRKLPLVPQQVELLDQIQSLFVRWRAEVATSDIAARRAAPEGLDAASQATYATVLSLRAIARQYAGAPRADLLTQWGIQAAALRRGLNGMVALEPSSAGLTALQRAFTLADAAENLGDRPSAGHMMDIAASLDMTIGERMRAARAAEAAVRSPGSSDAGKVLIDQIRQAATAFTAVSSAQLQTHLAANHRAARQAKLVATGAPLALAFLLILALVVWSGVAASIRDVAEASTALAGGDFTRRVQAHGGDELGMMAQAYNSMAERMRAQVHETLALIRMSDLLQASVSIEEAYQIMGRTIPELFPRMSGAVYLTSPSGDVVESVASWGTMSAAAPVFNPNDCWALRRGQVFYFSNAHDVPCRHLPEPPPGASVCVPLVAQGDAMGVLFLVEDSVPSTLSEEAVRLARVIGDQIALAIANLRLRETLRDQSIRDALTGLYNRRYLEETLDREIRRAERTGQPLSVVMFDIDLLKHFNDTFGHDAGDLLLREIGSMLRSWSRQEDIACRYGGDEFVITLPGATLSDARRRAEEIVDASRHLDVRYRGNPVGSMTLSLGVATYPTHGATMESLIRAADAALYRAKQRGRARIEVAAG